Proteins co-encoded in one Corylus avellana chromosome ca9, CavTom2PMs-1.0 genomic window:
- the LOC132191354 gene encoding adenosine kinase 2, producing the protein MASEGILLGMGNPLLDISSVVDDEFLQKYDLKLNNAILAEEKHLPMYDEMAKKYNNVEYIAGGATQNSIRVAQWMLQIPGATSYMGCIGKDKFGDEMKKNSKLAGVNVHYYEDESAPTGTCAVCVVGGERSLVANLSAANCYKSEHLKRPENWALVEKAKYFYIAGFFLTVSPDSIQLVAEHAAANDKIFMMNLSAPFICEFFKDAQDKVLPYMDFVFGNETEARTFSKVHGWETDNVEEIALKISRLPKASGTHKRITVITQGADPVVVAEDGKVKKFPVIRLPKEKLVDTNGAGDAFVGGFLSQLVQEKSIEDSVRAGCYAANVIIQRSGCTFPEKPDYN; encoded by the exons ATGGCGAGCGAAGGCATTCTCCTGGGGATGGGTAACCCACTCCTCGACATCTCTTCCGTCGTCGACGACGAGTTCTTGCAAAA GTATGATCTGAAGTTGAACAATGCAATCCTTGCAGAGGAAAAGCACTTACCAAT GTATGATGAAATGGCTAAAAAGTACAACAATGTGGAGTACATTGCTGGAG GTGCTACTCAAAATTCAATCAGAGTTGCCCAG TGGATGCTTCAAATTCCTGGTGCAACAAGTTATATGGGTTGCATTGGGAAGGACAAGTTTGGGGATGAGATGAAGAAGAACTCAAAACTTGCTGGTGTTAAT GTTCACTATTATGAGGATGAATCTGCACCAACAGGAACTTGTGCTGTTTGTGTTGTGGGTGGTGAAAG GTCGCTTGTTGCTAACTTGTCTGCTGCAAATTGCTACAAATCAGAACATTTAAAGAGGCCGGAGAACTGGGCATTGG TTGAGAAGGCTAAGTACTTCTATATTGCTGGGTTTTTCCTCACTGTATCCCCAGACTCCATACAGCTTGTTGCTGAACATGCAGCTGCAAATGACAAg ATCTTCATGATGAACCTTTCTGCTCCATTTATCTGTGAGTTCTTCAAGGATGCACAGGATAAAGTTTTGCC GTATATGGACTTTGTTTTTGGAAATGAGACAGAAGCAAGAACCTTCTCAAAAGTTCATGGTTGGGAG ACTGATAATGTAGAGGAGATAGCACTAAAAATCTCCCGGTTGCCCAAAGCGTCAGGAACACACAAGAGGATAACTGTTATTACTCAGGGTGCTGATCCTGTAGTTGTTGCTGAGGACGGGAAAGTGAAGAAGTTCCCTGTGATACGATTacctaaagaaaaacttgtTGATACAAATGGAGCag GGGATGCATTTGTTGGAGGATTTTTATCACAGTTGGTTCAAGAGAAATCCATTGAAGACTCTGTGAGAGCTGGCTGTTATGCAGCTAATGTTATCATTCAGAGGTCTGGCTGCACGTTCCCAGAGAAGCCTGATTATAATTAA
- the LOC132162098 gene encoding protein SMALL AUXIN UP-REGULATED RNA 51-like, producing the protein MAIKRSNKLPQAAMLEQILKRCSSLGKKRQSYDEQGLPLDVPKGHFVVYVGENRSRYIVPISYLTRLEFQILVQHADEEFGLSHDMGLTIPCEKVFQSLTSMLR; encoded by the coding sequence ATGGCTATCAAGAGATCAAACAAACTGCCTCAAGCAGCCATGCTTGAGCAAATTCTCAAGAGGTGCTCAAGCTTAGGGAAGAAACGGCAGAGCTATGATGAACAAGGCCTTCCTTTGGACGTCCCAAAGGGTCATTTTGTTGTATATGTTGGAGAAAATAGAAGCAGATACATTGTCCCAATCTCTTACTTGACTCGTCTTGAGTTCCAAATCCTTGTCCAGCATGCTGATGAAGAATTTGGCTTAAGCCACGACATGGGTCTCACAATCCCTTGCGAAAAAGTTTTTCAGTCTCTAACATCCATGCTCAGATGA